A segment of the Chlorogloeopsis sp. ULAP01 genome:
TCAGTACACCTTTATTTCTTCTTTACCTGTTCCCTGTTACCCCAAGCCTGTCTTTACGAGTAATTCAGTAATCAAATCGGATTATTACATTAAATATATGTAATCTTACTAGAAAATTATAAGATGTCCTGTTAATTAATTATAAATAGGTAAGTAAGCGAAAAGTTAAGACGATTCAATAAAAGCCTTACTGATGTTGGATTTGCTTATGACATATCTTGCTGATTATGTCTACATTTCTTAACCTCATCTACATACTTATAATAGGTATTGAGTTAGCCTGAATGCTATTTACAAATTTACAGAAATTAAAGATAAAAATCTCTACTATAATCTTATGCTTGCCGACTGAAATGTCTGAACCAAAATCATAAATTCACAATATGTTAAAGCACAAATATTGCAGTCAAAAATATGAAGTTTTAGTTAAGCCTCTATACAAAATTGTAAAAAAGTAACAAACTTCAGTATGATCAAACCCGAACGAGGAGCGTAAAAATGAATTTAATTATAGATGCATTAGAGATTTTAAAGGAAACAAGCCGGACTTTTTACATTCCAATTGTTCGCTTACCAAAGGGTTTACAAGAAGCAGTAGCATCAGCATATCTTTGTATGCGAGCCATTGATGAAATAGAAGATCATCCAGAACTTGATAATCTTACCAAAGCAAAATTGCTGCAAACAATTAGCCTCACCTTACAAGCAGCAGTTGATGGTTTCGCCGTTGACGCTTTCTCTGTGGGGTTTGGTGCATACGAGAAAATCTTACCAGAAGTAAGCTTTAGGATTAGAGAATGGGCGCTACTTGCACCTGAGACGATCGCTCCTCGAATTTGGGATGCAACTGCGGCAATGGCAGACAGAATGGCATACTGGGCAGAAAACAATTGGCAAATTAGTACAGAGTCTGATTTAGATCGCTACACCTTTGGGGTAGCAGGTGCAGTTGGCTTGTTGCTCTCCGATTTATGGATTTGGTACGATGGAACACAAACTAACCGTACTCATGCGATCGGGTTTGGTCGTGGCTTACAGGCAGTTAATATTATTCGTAACCACAAAGAAGATTTAGTGCGCGGAGTGGATTTTTTCCCAGAAGATTGGAGCGCGGAAGATATGCAAGAGTATGCTCGTCGTAATCTTGCCCTAGCAGATGCTTATACTAGCGCTCTTCCTGATGGCCCTGCTTTAGATTTTTGCCAAATACCCCTGGGTTTAGCTTATGGCACTCTCAACGCGATCGCTGATGGGAAAGAAAAGCTCAGTCGTAGCGATGTTCTTGCCTTGATTGAGCAGGTAACAGCAGGGAAATAATTTAAATTAAATAGCCGGTGCGTACACAAAGGCAGGGTACGGGGTACAGGACAATTAAACTCATCTGTCTCCTGTTCCCCTTCGGGTACTCTACGAGAAGCCGCTTCGCGTCTACGCCAGTCCCCCTACCCTTGCGGGAAGCCGCTCCGCGTCTACGTGACGGGAACCGCCAAGACGGGGGCTGGTCTCACCTATTCCCTATTACCTAACTTCCCATCTGCTTTTTAATTAGCTCTTTTTCATGTCTTGAGCCATCTTGCGAAAGTAGTCCATCTTGGGATCAGGGCGACGACGGGGATTAAAAGAGGTTTCTGGAGTTACCTTTACCTCAGTTTCGGTTGGTTGCTTAATTTGCGATCGCTTAACAGTTGTTGCTTCATCTGACTCCAAGAAGTATCCAGGCTTGGTGAACCCGAATAAGTTAGCAAGAAAACTGAATATCTGAGAGAAGATTTTGCCAATAAAACCAAATACTTGGTAGAGAAGTCCTTCAAGGCGAATAAATGAGTTTCTGATAAATTGAATGACACCAAACATTACAGTGCCTCCAATAGGGGTCTACTATCATTTTGACGTAAACAGGGAACAGGTAACAGGTGATAGGGAAGAGAAACCAGAAATTTTTATACCTAGCTGTGTGCAAATGCCTGTGACATCTAATCACTGAGTACACTTACACACCTTTGCAATTCATCAATACGCGCCAGCTCCTCGTAGGGAAGTCAATTGCCAATTAGTTTCATTGAAAAGCTATGTCAAATAACATATATCAATCTTGACTACTGGTGTTGATTTAATTCTCCAAATCTGACAATAATTATATTGATAAATATTGTCAATAAATATATTTATCTCTATCACCAGCCATGACTATCACCCTAACGCTCGAAGAATACTTTGGAATGTGGGACGAAGCCAAAGAACTGTGGGAGAAAGCCGAATATACTTCCAGGAGCCTAGAGAAATACGAAACTATTCTTCCAATGCCAACTTATCTGGGTCAAGGTTATCAAAAAGACATAGAAGTGTTTCCAAATCTCTGCCTGACAATTGGCAATTATCTACATCACGATGAAGTGCATATTCAAAAACCCGGAGGCGAGCATCCCTTACATTTTGATATCGCGCTTTCAGGAAAAATTAAAAGTGATTATGGAACACTGGGAAATGGTTGCACACTAATTTCCGGTGGTGGAATTCAAGCTCGCAAGATAGATAGGATTGATAAATTTGACCAGATTCTCAGTGTCCATATCTATATGGGACAACCGTCGATGTTGGCAAATTT
Coding sequences within it:
- a CDS encoding phytoene/squalene synthase family protein — encoded protein: MNLIIDALEILKETSRTFYIPIVRLPKGLQEAVASAYLCMRAIDEIEDHPELDNLTKAKLLQTISLTLQAAVDGFAVDAFSVGFGAYEKILPEVSFRIREWALLAPETIAPRIWDATAAMADRMAYWAENNWQISTESDLDRYTFGVAGAVGLLLSDLWIWYDGTQTNRTHAIGFGRGLQAVNIIRNHKEDLVRGVDFFPEDWSAEDMQEYARRNLALADAYTSALPDGPALDFCQIPLGLAYGTLNAIADGKEKLSRSDVLALIEQVTAGK
- a CDS encoding threonine dehydratase, whose translation is MFGVIQFIRNSFIRLEGLLYQVFGFIGKIFSQIFSFLANLFGFTKPGYFLESDEATTVKRSQIKQPTETEVKVTPETSFNPRRRPDPKMDYFRKMAQDMKKS